Proteins encoded together in one Cicer arietinum cultivar CDC Frontier isolate Library 1 chromosome 4, Cicar.CDCFrontier_v2.0, whole genome shotgun sequence window:
- the LOC101509941 gene encoding uncharacterized protein isoform X2 encodes MVSQFQVEPNSKKGKTLLAYVSYIITLVNFGASKPTNLQKVIAKFKHKKNYWDTNILLDKYVDVSPMDNNNILKDKIIDEDHASRRSGNDSKVFEEVNYEKEDTIKNPPINLIDDSCFISHELNDFFESCLPNIVKGCKRVLLYSTLKDGISLRTLIRKSAQLNGPALLIVGDMQGAVFGGLLDCPLRPTTNPKYQGTYQTFVFTNVYGQPTIFRPTGANRYYYLCSNDSLALGGGGGFALYLDGDLNFYNLYRLTGASGPCDTFGNECLAHTPEFELKNVELWGFTHASS; translated from the exons ATGGTGTCTCAGTTCCAA GTTGAACCCAACTCTAAAAAGGGTAAAACTTTGCTTGCATATGTATCTTACATCATTACTTTGGTTAACTTTGGTGCATCCAAGCCAACCAATCTTCAAAAAGTTATTGCgaaatttaaacataaaaaaaattattgggaTACCAATATTTTATTGGATAAATATGTTGATGTTAGTCCCATGGATAACAATAATATATTGaaagataaaattattgatGAAGATCATGCCTCTAGAAGGAGTGGTAACGATTCTAAAGTTTTTGAAGAAGTAAATTATGAAAAAGAGGACACTATAAAGAATCCTCCAATCAATCTCATTGATGATTCTTGTTTTATTTCTCATGAGctgaatgatttttttgaatcatGCCTCCCTAACATTGTAAAAGGGTGTAAGAGGGTCTTACTTTAtag TACATTGAAAGATGGAATATCACTTCGTACACTTATTCGCAAGAGTGCTCAACTAAACGGTCCTGCTTTGCTA ATTGTTGGAGATATGCAAGGAGCTGTGTTTGGTGGGTTGCTTGATTGTCCCTTGAGACCTACAACAAACCCTAAATATCAA GGGACATACCAAACTTTTGTGTTTACCAACGTTTATGGTCAACCAACGATTTTTCGACCTACTG GTGCCAATCGGTACTATTACTTATGTTCCAATGACTCACTTGCACTTGGTGGAGGTGGTGGTTTTGCTTTATACTTAGATGGGGACTT GAATTTCTACAACCTATATAG GTTAACCGGAGCTAGTGGACCCTGCGATACATTTGGAAATGAATGTCTTGCTCATACCCCAGAGTTTGAATTAAAGAATGTTGAG TTGTGGGGCTTCACACATGCTTCCTCTTAA
- the LOC101509941 gene encoding uncharacterized protein isoform X1, which produces MYTLKVQKFSRLFSNSLNSLPSRPQVEPNSKKGKTLLAYVSYIITLVNFGASKPTNLQKVIAKFKHKKNYWDTNILLDKYVDVSPMDNNNILKDKIIDEDHASRRSGNDSKVFEEVNYEKEDTIKNPPINLIDDSCFISHELNDFFESCLPNIVKGCKRVLLYSTLKDGISLRTLIRKSAQLNGPALLIVGDMQGAVFGGLLDCPLRPTTNPKYQGTYQTFVFTNVYGQPTIFRPTGANRYYYLCSNDSLALGGGGGFALYLDGDLLTGASGPCDTFGNECLAHTPEFELKNVELWGFTHASS; this is translated from the exons atgtatACTTTGAAAGTACAAAAGTTTTCTCGTCTCTTCTCCAACTCTCTCAACTCCCTTCCCTCTCGTCCTCAG GTTGAACCCAACTCTAAAAAGGGTAAAACTTTGCTTGCATATGTATCTTACATCATTACTTTGGTTAACTTTGGTGCATCCAAGCCAACCAATCTTCAAAAAGTTATTGCgaaatttaaacataaaaaaaattattgggaTACCAATATTTTATTGGATAAATATGTTGATGTTAGTCCCATGGATAACAATAATATATTGaaagataaaattattgatGAAGATCATGCCTCTAGAAGGAGTGGTAACGATTCTAAAGTTTTTGAAGAAGTAAATTATGAAAAAGAGGACACTATAAAGAATCCTCCAATCAATCTCATTGATGATTCTTGTTTTATTTCTCATGAGctgaatgatttttttgaatcatGCCTCCCTAACATTGTAAAAGGGTGTAAGAGGGTCTTACTTTAtag TACATTGAAAGATGGAATATCACTTCGTACACTTATTCGCAAGAGTGCTCAACTAAACGGTCCTGCTTTGCTA ATTGTTGGAGATATGCAAGGAGCTGTGTTTGGTGGGTTGCTTGATTGTCCCTTGAGACCTACAACAAACCCTAAATATCAA GGGACATACCAAACTTTTGTGTTTACCAACGTTTATGGTCAACCAACGATTTTTCGACCTACTG GTGCCAATCGGTACTATTACTTATGTTCCAATGACTCACTTGCACTTGGTGGAGGTGGTGGTTTTGCTTTATACTTAGATGGGGACTT GTTAACCGGAGCTAGTGGACCCTGCGATACATTTGGAAATGAATGTCTTGCTCATACCCCAGAGTTTGAATTAAAGAATGTTGAG TTGTGGGGCTTCACACATGCTTCCTCTTAA